The Pontibacter pudoricolor genome contains a region encoding:
- a CDS encoding DUF4142 domain-containing protein: MKKTFILFAAGALLAGAACTSSDTTTDTTTDTTTETSEAATGNDMATGNKTTTTETTGAAVTITNMDDATFISTAASSNAMELQLSNMALQKATDAKVKEFAQMIVDHHTKSSQELQAAASQVGVTVSDVIMPMHQKMIDELNNYTGSGYDEKYMDLMETAHKHDIAMYEAKSMNATNPAVKDFALKSIPTLRLHYEMATNIEDTVD, encoded by the coding sequence ATGAAAAAAACATTTATCTTATTTGCTGCGGGAGCCTTGCTGGCAGGTGCAGCGTGTACAAGCTCCGATACAACAACGGATACAACCACTGACACCACTACAGAGACCTCTGAGGCTGCTACTGGCAATGATATGGCTACCGGCAATAAAACCACAACTACAGAAACCACTGGCGCTGCTGTAACTATAACCAATATGGACGACGCCACATTTATATCAACGGCAGCAAGCAGCAACGCTATGGAACTACAACTAAGCAACATGGCACTACAAAAGGCCACTGATGCGAAAGTAAAGGAGTTTGCACAGATGATTGTGGACCATCACACAAAGAGTAGCCAGGAGCTACAGGCTGCTGCTTCGCAGGTGGGCGTAACGGTATCGGATGTAATTATGCCAATGCACCAGAAAATGATAGATGAACTGAATAACTATACCGGCTCAGGCTACGACGAAAAGTACATGGACCTGATGGAAACAGCACATAAACATGACATTGCTATGTATGAGGCCAAGAGCATGAATGCAACAAACCCGGCAGTAAAAGATTTCGCGCTTAAGTCTATTCCAACGTTGCGCCTACATTACGAGATGGCCACCAACATTGAAGACACAGTAGATTAA
- a CDS encoding M1 family metallopeptidase encodes MKNLLTGLVFFGLAAAPIATMAQSNTDQSKFKQLQQELPTPNTYRSASGAPGHQYWQQRADYNIKVELNDENQSINGSETITYTNNSPDVLSYLWLQLDQNIYEPNSMANSTRTGALNDKMPLQAVEYMTREKFDGGFKIRTVKDRNGKALKYTINNTMMRIDLPSDLKPKQSFTFSIDWNHNINDQLALGGRSGYEFFPEDGNYLYEMAQWFPRMAVYDDVNGWQHKQFLGSGEFALPFGDYKVSITVPADHIVGATGELQNASQVLTSTQQKRWAQAAKADKPVLVVTQEEATQAEKSKAKGKKTWVYSAKNVRDFAWASSRKFIWDAMNVKVAGKNVLAMSYYPKEGNPLWGQYSTESVAHTLEVYSKHTIDYPYPVAISVHGPVGGMEYPMLSFNGYRPEPDGTYSDRTKYGLITVIIHEVGHNFFPMIINSDERQWTWMDEGLNTFMQYLAEQEWERNYPSRRGEPADIVEYMKSAKNTQVPIMTNSESVLQFGNNAYGKPATALNILRETIMGRELFDYAFKEYSQRWAFKHPMPADFFRTMEDASGVDLDWFWRGWFYTTDHTDISIEGVKWYTIDSQNPEFVSAQKRTEQNKAPQTLSQQRNLQDIKKTRVELRPELNDFYNSYDELAVTEADKQRHQSFLSGLTPQQKKVLDSGLNFYEVGFKNLGGLVMPLIVKMTYEDGTNEIVNVPAEVWRYNNEEITKVFVTEKPVVNFELDPMLQTADTDLSNNYFPRKLAPSRFEIFQQQQRNQPNQMQRQNATQNNNSNNSGR; translated from the coding sequence ATGAAAAACCTACTCACAGGTTTAGTCTTTTTCGGATTAGCAGCTGCGCCTATCGCAACTATGGCACAGAGCAACACCGATCAGTCTAAATTTAAGCAGTTGCAGCAGGAGCTTCCTACGCCAAACACCTACCGTTCGGCATCAGGCGCTCCGGGCCACCAATACTGGCAACAACGTGCAGACTATAACATTAAAGTTGAGCTGAACGACGAAAACCAATCTATTAACGGCTCTGAAACTATAACCTACACCAACAACTCGCCAGACGTACTATCTTACCTGTGGCTGCAGCTGGACCAGAACATCTACGAGCCAAACTCGATGGCAAACTCAACCCGTACCGGCGCGCTTAACGATAAGATGCCGTTACAAGCCGTGGAGTACATGACGCGTGAGAAGTTTGATGGAGGTTTTAAAATCAGAACAGTAAAAGACCGCAATGGCAAAGCGCTGAAATACACCATCAACAACACAATGATGCGTATTGACCTGCCCTCTGACCTGAAACCGAAGCAAAGCTTTACTTTCAGCATCGACTGGAATCATAACATTAATGACCAGTTAGCTTTGGGTGGACGCTCCGGTTACGAGTTCTTTCCGGAAGATGGTAACTACCTGTACGAAATGGCGCAGTGGTTCCCGCGCATGGCCGTGTATGATGACGTAAATGGCTGGCAGCACAAGCAGTTTTTGGGCAGCGGCGAGTTTGCGCTACCTTTCGGCGACTATAAAGTTAGCATTACTGTACCTGCCGATCATATAGTTGGTGCTACCGGTGAGCTACAGAACGCCAGCCAGGTACTTACCTCAACGCAACAGAAACGCTGGGCACAAGCTGCCAAAGCCGACAAACCGGTACTGGTTGTAACGCAGGAAGAAGCTACACAAGCCGAGAAAAGCAAAGCCAAAGGCAAAAAGACCTGGGTATACTCAGCTAAAAATGTTCGCGACTTTGCATGGGCCAGCTCCCGTAAATTTATCTGGGATGCCATGAACGTGAAGGTAGCCGGTAAAAATGTATTGGCTATGTCGTATTATCCTAAAGAAGGAAATCCGCTTTGGGGCCAATACTCTACCGAGTCGGTAGCACATACACTGGAAGTTTATTCAAAGCACACTATAGACTATCCTTACCCGGTGGCTATTTCGGTGCACGGCCCGGTTGGTGGCATGGAGTACCCGATGCTGTCGTTTAACGGTTACCGCCCGGAGCCGGATGGCACGTATTCTGACCGTACTAAGTATGGTTTGATCACAGTTATCATTCACGAAGTAGGCCATAACTTCTTCCCGATGATCATTAACTCGGATGAACGCCAGTGGACCTGGATGGATGAAGGACTGAACACGTTTATGCAGTACCTGGCAGAGCAGGAGTGGGAACGTAATTATCCATCGCGCCGTGGCGAACCGGCTGATATAGTTGAATATATGAAGAGCGCCAAGAACACGCAGGTGCCGATCATGACCAACTCAGAGTCTGTACTGCAGTTCGGGAATAATGCCTATGGCAAGCCAGCCACCGCACTTAACATTCTTCGCGAAACGATAATGGGACGTGAGCTGTTTGACTATGCTTTTAAAGAATATTCGCAGCGTTGGGCTTTTAAACACCCGATGCCGGCAGACTTTTTCAGAACGATGGAAGATGCTTCCGGCGTTGACCTTGACTGGTTCTGGAGAGGCTGGTTCTATACCACAGACCACACGGACATCTCTATTGAAGGTGTAAAATGGTATACGATAGATTCGCAGAACCCGGAATTTGTTAGCGCCCAGAAACGTACCGAGCAGAACAAGGCACCACAGACATTATCGCAGCAGCGCAACCTGCAGGATATAAAGAAAACCCGTGTGGAGCTACGCCCTGAACTGAATGACTTTTATAATAGCTACGACGAGCTGGCCGTAACTGAAGCAGACAAGCAGCGTCACCAAAGCTTCCTGAGCGGCTTAACCCCGCAACAGAAAAAAGTGCTTGATTCAGGCCTTAACTTTTATGAAGTTGGTTTCAAAAACCTGGGTGGACTTGTAATGCCACTGATCGTGAAGATGACTTATGAAGACGGCACAAACGAGATAGTGAACGTACCCGCAGAAGTGTGGCGCTACAACAACGAAGAGATTACCAAGGTATTCGTAACTGAAAAGCCTGTTGTAAACTTCGAGCTTGACCCAATGCTACAAACTGCCGACACCGATCTGTCTAACAACTACTTTCCGCGCAAACTGGCACCTAGCCGCTTCGAGATTTTCCAGCAGCAGCAACGTAACCAGCCAAACCAAATGCAGCGCCAGAACGCTACGCAAAATAACAACAGTAACAACTCAGGTCGCTAG
- a CDS encoding YoaK family protein, translated as MLRHLGNRRNFRHNIRLAAILCLTAGFVNIAGLLAFAVLTTNVTGHVAYFAESMAQGDMRAVRIIGLWMFLFLLGAFTSSFIVGRVGRDQVFAYTIPIFIEIAILLLNSIYGYKYDGSIVMREVFAGSLLFAMGLQNAMVSMISGSVVRTTHLTGIFTDLGIDLAAATLPVHLRKPGLQKRIVLRLVIILFFLAGAVAGGYSYTVLQYYTFLIPAGLLIVAMFYDISRVRIIKLWRHLRHLSATR; from the coding sequence ATGTTACGGCACCTCGGAAATCGCAGGAATTTCAGGCACAACATTCGGTTGGCAGCTATCCTTTGCCTTACCGCCGGATTTGTTAACATTGCCGGCTTGCTTGCCTTTGCAGTACTTACCACCAATGTTACCGGCCATGTAGCTTACTTTGCCGAAAGCATGGCGCAAGGCGATATGAGGGCGGTCCGGATTATCGGGTTGTGGATGTTCCTTTTTCTGCTGGGCGCTTTTACATCGAGTTTTATAGTCGGGCGGGTTGGCCGCGACCAGGTATTTGCCTATACAATTCCCATTTTTATAGAGATTGCGATTTTACTGCTGAATAGTATTTACGGGTACAAATATGATGGTAGTATAGTGATGCGCGAAGTTTTTGCGGGTAGTCTGCTTTTTGCCATGGGCCTGCAGAATGCCATGGTCTCAATGATATCAGGCTCCGTTGTGCGTACCACGCACCTTACAGGTATTTTTACTGATCTCGGAATAGACCTGGCGGCAGCCACCTTACCTGTACACCTGCGAAAGCCCGGACTACAGAAACGTATCGTACTCCGGTTGGTTATTATACTTTTCTTTCTGGCAGGGGCCGTTGCCGGAGGCTATAGTTACACGGTATTACAGTATTACACTTTCCTGATTCCGGCCGGGCTGCTTATAGTTGCTATGTTTTATGACATATCGCGGGTCCGTATCATAAAACTATGGCGGCACTTGCGGCATTTATCTGCTACCCGGTAA
- a CDS encoding HupE/UreJ family protein produces the protein MSSVFFTYMELGFHHIFNLKAYDHMLFLFALCAIYTLGDWRKVIALVTSFTIGHSITLALSTFNIIKFDTGLIEFLIPVTIFITCVTNFFKLKGAASKQHTIFSMHNLMAVFFGLVHGMGFSNYLKSLLGRNSDTWLQLLAFNVGIELGQLLIVFLLLIAAFLMLNLFSAKRRDWIIVLSSAVAGISLILMMETNIF, from the coding sequence TTGTCATCTGTATTTTTCACCTACATGGAGCTGGGCTTCCATCATATTTTTAACCTGAAAGCCTACGACCACATGCTTTTTCTCTTTGCCTTGTGTGCCATCTATACCTTAGGAGACTGGCGAAAAGTAATTGCACTGGTTACGAGCTTTACCATTGGCCACTCCATCACACTGGCTCTTTCCACATTCAATATCATCAAGTTTGATACCGGCCTGATCGAGTTTCTGATTCCGGTAACTATCTTTATCACCTGCGTTACCAACTTTTTTAAGCTGAAAGGCGCTGCCAGCAAGCAACACACCATCTTTTCGATGCACAACCTGATGGCTGTCTTTTTTGGGCTGGTTCACGGCATGGGCTTCTCGAATTACCTGAAATCACTTTTAGGACGAAACAGTGATACCTGGCTGCAGCTACTGGCGTTTAATGTCGGTATTGAGCTGGGTCAGTTACTGATCGTTTTTCTGCTGCTGATCGCTGCTTTCCTGATGCTGAACCTGTTCAGTGCCAAACGCCGCGACTGGATAATAGTACTTTCGAGCGCAGTAGCAGGCATTTCCTTGATTTTGATGATGGAAACCAATATCTTTTAA
- a CDS encoding cupin domain-containing protein, with translation MEKRTLNEKAEVKNFGSPDEVRNFPKGKLELIKVGGAIVGKATLEPGWRWAESVKPIAKTDSCEAAHFQYHIAGVLRVRMDDGTEFDCKPGDVSTLPPGHDAWVVGDEPAIIVDFQGMADYARSH, from the coding sequence ATGGAAAAACGCACTTTAAATGAGAAAGCTGAAGTAAAGAACTTCGGTTCTCCGGATGAAGTAAGAAACTTTCCGAAAGGAAAACTGGAACTAATTAAAGTGGGTGGTGCTATAGTTGGTAAAGCTACCTTAGAGCCCGGTTGGAGATGGGCCGAATCCGTAAAACCTATCGCGAAAACAGACAGCTGCGAGGCGGCCCACTTCCAATATCATATAGCCGGCGTGCTGCGGGTACGAATGGACGATGGTACTGAGTTTGACTGTAAACCTGGTGATGTATCAACACTGCCCCCGGGACACGATGCCTGGGTTGTCGGAGATGAACCTGCTATTATAGTCGATTTTCAGGGAATGGCGGATTATGCCAGATCGCACTAA
- the clpB gene encoding ATP-dependent chaperone ClpB, translated as MNFNNYTIKAQEAIQKATEIAGGFQQQAIETGHILKAILETDENVTNFLLQKLNINGNILHTKLDEIVAGYPKVSGGSPYLANDANAALQKATSYLKEFGDEYVAIEHMLLGILAGRDRVAGLMKDVGFNEKDLKKAIKELRGGAKVTDQNAEAKYNSLKRYARDLNEMARSGKIDPVIGRDEEIRRVLQILSRRTKNNPVLLGEPGVGKTAIVEGLAQRIVSGDVPENLKNKTLMSLDMGLLVAGAKYKGEFEERLKAVIKEVVDAEGDIVLFIDEIHTLIGAGAGGESAMDAANLLKPALARGELHAIGATTLKEYQKYIEKDKALERRFQAVMVDEPSVQDAISILRGIKEKYEVHHGVRIKDDAIIAAVELSSRYITDRFLPDKAIDLMDEAAAKLRIEIDSLPVELDEIQRRIMQLEIEREAIRRENDKDKETILSKEIADLSTKRDDLKAKWQNEKQIIEGIQKEKENIENYKLEAEQAERSGDYGRVAELRYGKIQEAEAKLKELQEQVHQMQGENPMLKEEVNSEDIAEIVAKWTGVPVSKMLQSDREKLLHLEQELGKRVAGQEEAIEAISDAVRRSRAGMQDPKRPIGSFIFLGTTGVGKTELAKALADYLFNDENAMVRIDMSEYQERHAVSRMIGAPPGYVGYDEGGQLTEAVRRKPYSVVLLDEIEKAHPDVFNILLQVLDDGRLTDSKGRVVNFKNTIIIMTSNIGSHIIQSNFELMDEINHDEVIERTKDEVFELLKKSVRPEFLNRIDELVMFRPLSRGDIRKIVTIQFSHIQDRLDEAGIRLIATDEVLDYLGEQGYDPQFGARPLKRVLQRQVLNELSKEILAGTISKDSVVEAVLENGKIQFNNVDVEIPTGE; from the coding sequence ATGAATTTTAATAACTATACCATTAAAGCCCAGGAAGCCATCCAGAAGGCAACCGAGATAGCAGGCGGCTTTCAGCAGCAGGCCATCGAAACCGGGCATATTTTAAAAGCAATACTGGAGACAGACGAGAATGTAACAAACTTCCTGCTCCAGAAACTAAACATCAACGGTAACATCCTGCATACCAAGCTCGACGAGATTGTGGCCGGTTACCCAAAAGTGAGCGGCGGCAGCCCGTATCTGGCTAACGATGCCAATGCAGCCTTGCAAAAAGCAACCTCATACCTGAAAGAGTTTGGTGATGAGTATGTAGCTATCGAGCACATGCTGCTGGGCATATTGGCTGGTCGCGACCGTGTGGCTGGTTTGATGAAGGATGTTGGGTTTAATGAGAAAGACCTGAAGAAAGCCATTAAAGAGCTACGTGGTGGTGCCAAGGTAACCGACCAGAACGCCGAAGCCAAGTACAACTCGCTGAAACGTTACGCCCGCGACCTGAACGAAATGGCCCGCAGCGGCAAGATCGATCCGGTTATTGGCCGGGATGAGGAGATACGTCGTGTGCTGCAGATACTGAGCCGTCGTACCAAAAACAACCCTGTACTGCTGGGTGAGCCTGGCGTTGGCAAAACAGCTATAGTTGAAGGCCTGGCGCAGCGAATCGTATCGGGCGACGTGCCGGAAAACCTGAAGAACAAAACGCTGATGAGCCTGGATATGGGCTTATTGGTAGCAGGTGCCAAGTATAAAGGTGAGTTTGAAGAGCGACTGAAAGCGGTAATCAAAGAAGTGGTGGATGCCGAAGGTGACATCGTTCTCTTCATCGACGAGATTCACACGCTGATTGGTGCAGGTGCGGGCGGAGAAAGCGCCATGGATGCTGCAAACCTTTTAAAACCAGCTTTGGCGCGTGGCGAGCTGCATGCCATAGGTGCCACTACCCTGAAAGAATATCAGAAATATATTGAGAAGGATAAAGCGCTGGAGCGACGTTTCCAGGCGGTAATGGTGGATGAGCCAAGCGTACAGGATGCTATTTCTATCCTTCGTGGTATCAAAGAAAAGTATGAAGTACACCATGGGGTTCGCATTAAAGACGACGCCATTATTGCTGCTGTAGAATTATCGAGCCGCTACATTACAGACCGTTTTTTACCGGACAAGGCCATTGACCTGATGGACGAAGCAGCTGCGAAACTGCGCATCGAGATTGACTCGCTGCCGGTAGAGCTGGACGAGATTCAGCGACGAATTATGCAGCTGGAGATTGAGCGCGAAGCTATCCGTCGTGAAAATGACAAGGACAAAGAAACAATCCTCTCTAAAGAAATTGCTGACCTTTCGACCAAGCGCGATGACCTGAAAGCCAAATGGCAGAACGAAAAACAGATTATTGAAGGCATCCAGAAAGAGAAAGAGAACATTGAGAACTATAAACTGGAAGCCGAGCAGGCCGAACGCAGTGGTGACTATGGCCGCGTGGCGGAGTTGCGCTACGGAAAGATTCAGGAAGCAGAAGCAAAATTGAAAGAACTACAGGAGCAGGTACACCAGATGCAGGGCGAAAACCCGATGCTGAAGGAAGAAGTGAATTCTGAAGATATTGCCGAAATTGTTGCTAAGTGGACCGGTGTGCCGGTAAGCAAGATGCTGCAATCGGACCGCGAAAAGCTGCTGCACTTAGAGCAGGAACTGGGCAAGCGTGTAGCAGGCCAGGAAGAAGCAATTGAAGCCATTTCGGATGCTGTGCGCCGAAGCCGTGCCGGTATGCAGGACCCGAAACGTCCGATTGGTTCATTCATATTTTTAGGTACAACCGGTGTGGGTAAAACCGAGCTTGCCAAAGCCCTGGCCGATTACCTGTTCAATGATGAGAACGCGATGGTGCGTATCGACATGAGTGAGTACCAGGAACGCCATGCCGTAAGCCGTATGATCGGGGCACCTCCGGGTTATGTGGGCTACGATGAAGGTGGCCAGCTGACAGAAGCCGTGCGCCGCAAGCCATACTCTGTGGTGCTACTGGATGAGATAGAAAAAGCGCATCCGGATGTATTTAACATTCTGTTGCAGGTACTTGATGATGGCCGACTGACCGATAGCAAAGGCCGCGTGGTGAACTTCAAGAACACCATCATTATCATGACCTCTAACATCGGGTCACATATTATCCAGAGCAATTTTGAGCTGATGGATGAGATTAATCACGATGAGGTGATCGAGCGTACCAAGGATGAAGTGTTTGAGCTACTGAAGAAATCGGTAAGGCCGGAGTTCCTGAACCGAATTGATGAGCTGGTGATGTTCCGTCCGTTGAGCCGTGGCGATATCCGCAAAATTGTTACCATACAGTTTAGCCACATCCAGGATCGTCTGGACGAAGCCGGTATCCGACTTATTGCTACTGATGAGGTACTGGATTACCTGGGCGAACAAGGGTATGATCCGCAGTTTGGTGCACGACCGTTGAAGCGTGTGCTGCAGCGCCAGGTATTGAACGAATTGTCGAAAGAGATCCTGGCCGGAACTATAAGCAAGGACTCTGTAGTGGAAGCTGTGCTGGAAAATGGCAAGATACAGTTTAACAACGTGGATGTAGAAATCCCGACCGGTGAATAA